Within Halopelagius longus, the genomic segment ATAACGCTCCAGACGCTGTGGGTCTTCCTCGCGGGCGTCGTCCTCGGCCCCCTGTGGGCTGGCGTCTCGTTCGTCCTCTACGCGGTGGGCGGGGCGATCGGCCTCCCGGTGTTCGCCGGCGGGTCGAGCGGTCTCGGCGTCATCCTCGGCCCGACCGGCGGGTTCATCGTCAGCTACCCCGTCGCCGCCTCCGTGGTGGGCCTCGTCGCGCACGGCACCGGCAACCTCTCCGCGCCGGGCGACATCCCCCTCCCGCGCGTCGTCGCGGCGATGGTCGCCGGGTCGGCGGTCATCTACGCCATCGGTACCGTCGGCTTCTCCGTCGTGCAGGGCATCGGCCTGCTGGCCGCCGTCTCCGCCGTCGTCGTCCCGTTCCTCCCCGTCGCGGCCGTGAAGATAGCCGTCGCCGCGGCGGTGACACGAAGCGACGCCATCGTCGCGCGGTGACGCGGTGAGGCGAGTCCGATGATCGCCGTCCGCAATCTGACCCACCGCTACGGCGACGCGACGGCCGTCGACGACGTGAGCCTGACCGTCGAAGACGGGTCGTTCGTCCTGCTCGCGGGGGCGAACGGGTCCGGGAAGACGACGCTGGTCCGTCACTTCAACGGCCTCCTCTCGCCGGACGAGGGGACCGTCGAGGTGAACGGCCGCCCCGTCGCGGAGGACTTGGTGGCCGCCCGAACCGCCGTCGGGATGGTGTTTCAGGACCCCCGCGACGGGTTCGTCGCTTCGACGGTGCGGGCGGACGTGGCGTTCGGCCCCGAGAACCTCGGCCTCGACAGGGCGGAGATACGTCGACGCGTCGAGTCGGCGTTGGAGGCCGTCCGCATGGCCGACCGGGGCGACGCCCGCATCGAGGAACTGTCCGGCGGCGAACGCGAACGCGTCGCCATCGCGGGCGCGTTGGCGATGGAACCGGACCACCTCGTGTTGGACGAACCGTTCACCGGCCTCGACTGGCCCGCGCGGACGGCCGTCCTCGACAGACTACAACACCTCCGCGACTCGGGCACCGGCGTCGTCGTCGTCACCCACGACCTGCGGGACGTGTCGGCACTCGCAGATCGGACGGTGGTGATGTCCGACGGCCGAGTCGAACTCGACGCGACGGACCCCTCCCCCGACCGCCTGCGGGAACTCGGCGTGCGTCCGCCGCCCGAAACCGAATCGGAGTCGGAGACGGCACGGGAGTCGAGGACGACGAGTGAGTCGGAGACGGCGACGGACGACGCGCCGGGCCGACGCGCGAACGAGCGACGATGATATCGTACGCGCCCGGCGACTCCCCGGCCCACCGACTCGACCCGCGGACGAAACTCGGCTTTCAGGCGGCGTTCGCACTCGCGGCGTTCGCGCACACGACGCCACGCGGACTCGCCGTCCTGACCGTCGTCGCCCTCGGCGTCCTCGCGGCGTCGCGGACGCCCCTCCTCGGGACGGTGCGGGCGTACCGGGCGTTTCTCCCCTTCCTCGTCGCCGGTCCTCTCTTGGCGGCGGTGACGCTCCGACCCCCTTACGTCGTCCCCGAGGCGGCCGTCTACCCGGCGCTTTCGAGTTACCGCGTCGTCCTCGTCCTCCTCGTGAGCACCGCGTACATTCGGACGACGCCGGTGCGGGACTCCCGGGCGGCCATCCAACGCGTCGTCCCCGGGCGCGTCGGCGTCCTCCTCGGGGCGGGCGTGGGGTTCGTCCTCCGCTTTCTCCCCCTCCTGAAGCGCGATCTGACGACGATTCGCTCGGCGATGGACGCGCGACTCGGCGACCGGCGCGGACTCTACGAACGGATACGCCTCATCGCGGAGACGGGCCTCCGACGCCTGTTCCTCCGGTCGGACCGGTTCGCCCTCGCGCTACAGGCCCGGTGTTTCGCGTGGAACCCGACGCTCCCGGAACTCTCCTTCTCGCGGGCGGACGTCGCCGGCCTCGCGGCGACGGCGGCGCTAGTCGCCGCGGCGTTCGTCTAACCGGCGGACGATGGCGACGACGCCCCGGCCTCTCGGATAAACGGGTCGGTGGTGGCAAGATTTAATCCGGCGCTTCCCGCCTTATCGAACATGACACTCCTGCAGGCGGAACCGACCCGAGAGACGTTCTGGACCGTCGGGCCGGTCGGCGAGGCGCTTTTCTACGGCCTCGCGGCGATGGCTATCTTGGTCTTCTGCTACGGCGTCTACGACCGGTTCGCGCGGTACGCCCGCGGCGGGGCGGACCCCTTCGATAGACTCGACGACCTGCCCGGGCGAGTCGTCCGCGCGTCTCGGGTCGCCCTCTCGAACGAGGGCCAGTTCGACCGGGACATCTTCGCCGGGGTGATGCACGCGTTCATCCTCTGGGGCTTCCTGACCCTCCTCATCGGGACGACCATCCTGATGGTCGATATGGACATCTACCGGCGACTGACGGGCACCTCCTTCTTCCGCGGCGACTTCTACCTCTCGTACTCGTTCGTGATGGACGCCCTCGGGTTCCTGTTCGTCGTCGGCGTCGGCATGGCAATCTACCGGCGGTACGTCGTCCGCCAAGAGCGACTGTGGGGGAAACACACCGGCTTCGAGGACGACATCTTCGTCTGGACGCTGTTCGTCCTCGGCGTCGGCGGGTACGTCATCGAGGGCCTCCGCATCGTCGGCACGGAGTTCCCCGAGTGGGAGACGGTGTCGTTCGTCGGCTACTTCGTCGCCCTCGTCTTCGACGCCGCGGGGGTGACGCCCGAACTCGCGGCGACCCTCTACTGGGTGGGGTGGTGGTCCCACGCCCTCGTCGCCCTCGGGTTCGTCGCGTTCCTCCCGTACGCGAAACCGTTCCACATGATTTCCTCGTTCGCCAACGTCGTCGCCAGAGACGAGAAGGCGGGGAAGCGACTGCCGGGCGTCCCCGAGGACGCCGCGCCCGACGAGATAGGCTACACCGGAATCGAGGACCTCTCGTGGAAGCAACTGCTCGACACCGACGCCTGCACCAAGTGTGGCCGGTGTTCGTCGGTCTGCCCCGCAAAGGAGGCGGGACGCCCCCTCGACCCGCGCGACGTGATTCTCGACCTGAAATCCTACCGCGAGAGCCTCGACGCCGGTGAGACGGAACCGATGGACATCGTCGCGGACGGCGGCACCTCCGTCATCGACGCCGAGACGATGGAGTCGTGCGTGGCCTGCATGGCCTGCATGGACTCCTGTCCGGTCGATATCGAACACCTCAGTCACTTCACGGAGATGAACCGCCGCCTCACCGAGACGGGCCAGATGCAGGAACCCGTCCAAGAGGCGATGATGAACGTCTTCCAGAACGGCAACGCGTTCGGCGACCCCGCGCGCAAGCGACCGGCGTGGACCGAGGAACTGGACTTCGAGGTGCCCGACGCCCGCGAGGAGTCCGTCGAGTTCCTCTGGTACGTCGGCGACTACCCCTCCTACGACGAACGGAACCGCCGCGTCGCGCGTTCGCTGGCCCGCCTGTTCGAACTCGCGGGCGTCTCCTACGGCATCCTCTACGAGGACGAACAGAACGACGGCAACGAC encodes:
- a CDS encoding energy-coupling factor ABC transporter ATP-binding protein produces the protein MIAVRNLTHRYGDATAVDDVSLTVEDGSFVLLAGANGSGKTTLVRHFNGLLSPDEGTVEVNGRPVAEDLVAARTAVGMVFQDPRDGFVASTVRADVAFGPENLGLDRAEIRRRVESALEAVRMADRGDARIEELSGGERERVAIAGALAMEPDHLVLDEPFTGLDWPARTAVLDRLQHLRDSGTGVVVVTHDLRDVSALADRTVVMSDGRVELDATDPSPDRLRELGVRPPPETESESETARESRTTSESETATDDAPGRRANERR
- a CDS encoding energy-coupling factor transporter transmembrane component T family protein, which translates into the protein MISYAPGDSPAHRLDPRTKLGFQAAFALAAFAHTTPRGLAVLTVVALGVLAASRTPLLGTVRAYRAFLPFLVAGPLLAAVTLRPPYVVPEAAVYPALSSYRVVLVLLVSTAYIRTTPVRDSRAAIQRVVPGRVGVLLGAGVGFVLRFLPLLKRDLTTIRSAMDARLGDRRGLYERIRLIAETGLRRLFLRSDRFALALQARCFAWNPTLPELSFSRADVAGLAATAALVAAAFV
- a CDS encoding heterodisulfide reductase-related iron-sulfur binding cluster yields the protein MTLLQAEPTRETFWTVGPVGEALFYGLAAMAILVFCYGVYDRFARYARGGADPFDRLDDLPGRVVRASRVALSNEGQFDRDIFAGVMHAFILWGFLTLLIGTTILMVDMDIYRRLTGTSFFRGDFYLSYSFVMDALGFLFVVGVGMAIYRRYVVRQERLWGKHTGFEDDIFVWTLFVLGVGGYVIEGLRIVGTEFPEWETVSFVGYFVALVFDAAGVTPELAATLYWVGWWSHALVALGFVAFLPYAKPFHMISSFANVVARDEKAGKRLPGVPEDAAPDEIGYTGIEDLSWKQLLDTDACTKCGRCSSVCPAKEAGRPLDPRDVILDLKSYRESLDAGETEPMDIVADGGTSVIDAETMESCVACMACMDSCPVDIEHLSHFTEMNRRLTETGQMQEPVQEAMMNVFQNGNAFGDPARKRPAWTEELDFEVPDAREESVEFLWYVGDYPSYDERNRRVARSLARLFELAGVSYGILYEDEQNDGNDVRRVGEEGLYEMLVEDNAAAFAECDFEKVVCTDPHSYNTFENEYPEMAPDFDYPVYHYTQVVESLVEEGRLGLDGTELDYDVTYHDPCHLGRFNDEYDAPRELVRATGARLAEMPRNREDSFCCGGGGGGLWMDHDETKKPSEERLREALEDTAAGSAVEKFVVACPMCGTMYEDGRKTGDFEDDIEIIDVAELLVEALESKRGAAVAEAESDDDATPAASD
- a CDS encoding biotin transporter BioY — translated: MATETESVELVGDESARNIARAVLFAAVTSATAPVDLVHPLVPNVPITLQTLWVFLAGVVLGPLWAGVSFVLYAVGGAIGLPVFAGGSSGLGVILGPTGGFIVSYPVAASVVGLVAHGTGNLSAPGDIPLPRVVAAMVAGSAVIYAIGTVGFSVVQGIGLLAAVSAVVVPFLPVAAVKIAVAAAVTRSDAIVAR